The Bifidobacterium animalis subsp. animalis ATCC 25527 genome has a segment encoding these proteins:
- the glgX gene encoding glycogen debranching protein GlgX translates to MYPLGASYDGAGVNFALFSQVAERVELCLFDDQDNETRVELTEQNSYVWHTYLPGIQPGQRYGYRIHGPYNPEQGQWCNPNKLLLDPYAKAIEGNIDGDESLYSYWFNDPNNPGNMNDLDSAAHMMKAAVINPFFDWGNDQHPYIPYSDCVIYEAHVRGMTNLNKQVPPEIRGTYAGLAHPSVIEYLKKLGVNAIELMPIHQFVNDPFLQEKGLNNYWGYNTIGFFAPHNAYASQGQRGEQVNEFRAMVKEFHRNGIEVILDVVYNHTAEGNHMGPTLSFKGIDNQAYYRLVDNDPLHYFDTTGTGNSLLMRSPHALQVITDSLRYWVEEMHVDGFRFDLAATLARQFQEVDKLSAFFDIVQQDPVISRVKLIAEPWDLGSGGYQVGGFPPNWSEWNGHFRDCVRDFWRSQPSTLPELASRLMGSSDLYQKNGRKPVASINFVTAHDGFTMNDLVSYNEKHNEANEEGNRDGENNNRSWNCGVEGPTTIRDVNELRHRQMRNMFATLLLSQGIPMICGGDEVCRTQLGNNNAYCQDNELSWTHWDLKDYQQDMLDFVTKLIHIRLEHPVLHRRRFFTGRSSDMPQDAVPQVEWFEHNGKIMDAEAWSNTHASSIMVFLNGGGMPETDWYGNRMVDNDFILIFNAHYEPIMFTLPSEQYGRKWRLIVDTHNPKGPELNYEAGFAITAQSRSFLMLMSDRKADHNQH, encoded by the coding sequence ATGTATCCGCTCGGAGCGAGTTACGACGGCGCGGGGGTCAACTTCGCGCTGTTCTCCCAGGTAGCCGAACGCGTGGAGCTGTGTCTGTTCGACGATCAGGACAACGAGACGCGCGTGGAACTCACCGAACAGAACTCGTACGTATGGCACACCTACCTGCCCGGGATCCAACCGGGACAGCGCTACGGCTATCGCATCCACGGGCCGTACAACCCAGAGCAGGGGCAGTGGTGCAATCCGAACAAGCTGCTGCTCGACCCGTACGCCAAGGCGATCGAAGGCAATATCGACGGTGATGAGAGCCTATACTCGTATTGGTTCAACGACCCGAACAACCCCGGGAACATGAACGATCTCGATTCCGCGGCGCATATGATGAAGGCCGCCGTGATCAACCCGTTCTTCGATTGGGGCAATGACCAGCACCCGTACATCCCCTATTCGGATTGCGTGATCTACGAGGCCCATGTGCGTGGCATGACCAATCTGAACAAACAAGTGCCTCCGGAGATCCGCGGCACCTATGCGGGTCTCGCACATCCCAGCGTCATCGAATACCTGAAGAAGCTCGGCGTGAACGCCATAGAACTCATGCCGATCCACCAGTTCGTCAACGACCCGTTCCTGCAGGAGAAGGGCCTGAACAATTACTGGGGATACAACACCATTGGCTTCTTCGCACCGCACAACGCATATGCAAGCCAAGGCCAGCGCGGGGAGCAGGTGAACGAATTCCGCGCCATGGTCAAGGAGTTCCACCGCAACGGCATCGAGGTGATCCTCGACGTGGTGTACAACCACACTGCGGAGGGCAACCACATGGGGCCGACGCTCAGCTTCAAGGGCATTGACAATCAGGCGTATTACCGTTTGGTCGACAACGACCCGTTGCATTACTTCGACACCACCGGCACCGGCAACTCGCTGCTGATGCGCTCGCCTCACGCATTGCAGGTCATCACCGACTCATTGCGGTACTGGGTGGAGGAGATGCATGTCGACGGTTTCCGTTTCGACTTGGCTGCGACTCTCGCACGCCAGTTCCAGGAGGTCGACAAGCTCTCCGCGTTCTTCGACATCGTGCAGCAGGATCCGGTGATCTCACGGGTCAAACTCATCGCGGAACCTTGGGATCTGGGTTCCGGCGGGTATCAGGTGGGTGGATTCCCTCCGAACTGGTCGGAATGGAACGGTCACTTCCGCGACTGTGTGCGCGATTTCTGGCGCTCGCAGCCATCGACGTTGCCCGAGCTCGCCAGCCGTCTCATGGGCTCCTCCGACCTTTACCAGAAGAACGGCCGAAAGCCCGTCGCCTCGATCAACTTCGTCACGGCGCACGATGGTTTCACCATGAACGACCTCGTCAGCTATAACGAGAAGCACAACGAAGCCAACGAGGAGGGCAATCGGGACGGCGAGAACAACAACCGCTCCTGGAACTGCGGTGTGGAAGGTCCCACCACCATTCGCGACGTGAACGAATTGAGGCATCGCCAGATGCGCAACATGTTCGCCACGTTGCTGCTTTCGCAGGGCATACCCATGATCTGCGGCGGCGACGAGGTATGCCGCACGCAGTTGGGCAACAACAACGCGTACTGCCAGGACAACGAATTGTCATGGACCCATTGGGACCTCAAAGACTACCAGCAGGACATGCTGGACTTCGTCACGAAGCTCATCCATATACGGCTTGAGCATCCTGTGCTGCATCGCCGGCGTTTCTTCACGGGACGCAGCAGCGATATGCCGCAGGATGCAGTGCCTCAGGTGGAATGGTTCGAGCATAACGGCAAGATCATGGATGCCGAGGCCTGGTCGAATACGCATGCCTCGTCCATCATGGTGTTCCTCAACGGCGGGGGAATGCCGGAGACGGATTGGTACGGCAATCGTATGGTGGACAATGATTTCATTCTGATTTTCAATGCCCATTACGAGCCGATCATGTTCACGTTGCCCAGCGAGCAGTATGGTCGCAAATGGAGGCTCATCGTCGACACACACAATCCAAAGGGACCCGAGCTTAATTACGAGGCGGGATTCGCCATCACGGCCCAGTCGAGATCGTTCCTCATGCTCATGAGCGACCGTAAAGCGGATCATAACCAGCATTGA
- a CDS encoding NUDIX hydrolase, which translates to MGCDRERNVESEIIDAMLDRSSDGVNMDIPARVLDSETKYRGAIFHVDDRRIALTRNNGDQIVIRRQVLVHAPCVVMLVHDCVRDTYLIEREYRAGIGRFTYGLPAGLIDHDEDPHTAALRELREETGVVADTDGDVHFDIVGDYYSSEGMTDELAHIFVLHLHAWHATHTEFDGDEHVESAWVGWDDLLALPVTASNSIIAIQHEQIRRLRE; encoded by the coding sequence ATGGGCTGCGACAGGGAGCGGAATGTGGAGTCTGAGATCATCGATGCCATGCTTGACCGTAGTTCAGATGGTGTGAACATGGACATCCCCGCGCGAGTACTGGACAGTGAGACCAAATACAGGGGTGCGATATTCCATGTCGACGATCGTAGAATCGCATTGACGCGGAACAACGGCGACCAGATTGTCATTCGCCGACAGGTGCTGGTGCACGCGCCCTGTGTGGTCATGCTCGTGCATGATTGCGTGCGCGACACCTACCTGATCGAACGCGAGTACCGCGCGGGGATCGGACGGTTCACCTACGGGCTCCCCGCCGGGCTGATCGACCATGACGAGGACCCGCATACCGCCGCGTTGCGTGAGCTACGCGAGGAGACGGGTGTGGTTGCGGACACCGACGGTGACGTGCATTTCGATATCGTCGGCGATTACTACTCCTCGGAGGGCATGACCGATGAGCTGGCGCATATCTTCGTGCTCCATCTGCATGCCTGGCATGCCACACACACTGAGTTCGACGGTGATGAGCATGTTGAGTCGGCGTGGGTCGGTTGGGACGATCTGTTGGCATTGCCGGTCACCGCGTCGAATTCGATCATCGCGATTCAGCATGAACAGATTCGCAGACTGCGTGAATAG
- a CDS encoding Nif3-like dinuclear metal center hexameric protein, producing the protein MTTVYDVMGALETLYPLRYAEDWDHPGLIVGDLCNTVNNIVFAADPTMEVVEDAIASGADMLVTHHPLFFRAVHEVSGRTFRGRIVNLLAKHDCALWVGHTNADAAYRGVAQAAADAFGLEDQVPIVPIDDPTSSHAVGIGRFGRLGTPTTLERFASLVAQVLPFTKYGIQVAGPLDMPIRTVAVLPGSGDSMFANVHALHADVYVTSDLRHHPATDELQESYYEAAMRREGIGLGGPSDCLHMRPALINTPHSAIESMWFNYALEDVPRMVQEVAGDIIDVRWNTTSTDPWDLPLPGVCGHPGPLPEAGR; encoded by the coding sequence ATGACCACGGTATACGATGTGATGGGTGCGCTGGAAACGCTGTACCCATTGCGATATGCGGAGGATTGGGACCATCCCGGACTCATTGTGGGTGATCTGTGCAATACGGTGAACAACATCGTGTTCGCGGCTGATCCGACCATGGAAGTGGTCGAAGACGCCATCGCGAGTGGAGCCGACATGCTGGTGACGCACCATCCGCTGTTCTTCCGCGCCGTGCACGAGGTTTCAGGCCGCACATTCCGCGGGCGCATAGTCAACCTGCTTGCCAAGCACGACTGTGCGTTGTGGGTGGGACACACGAATGCCGATGCCGCCTACCGCGGTGTTGCGCAGGCAGCCGCTGACGCATTCGGGCTTGAGGATCAGGTGCCGATAGTGCCGATTGACGATCCGACCTCCTCCCATGCGGTGGGCATTGGCCGTTTCGGCAGACTTGGTACGCCGACGACATTGGAACGCTTCGCCTCCCTTGTGGCCCAGGTGCTGCCATTCACGAAATACGGCATACAGGTGGCCGGTCCACTCGATATGCCGATTCGCACGGTTGCAGTGCTTCCCGGTTCCGGTGATTCCATGTTCGCAAATGTGCATGCATTGCACGCAGATGTGTATGTGACCAGCGACCTGCGCCACCACCCTGCCACCGATGAGCTTCAGGAATCGTACTATGAGGCCGCCATGCGCAGGGAGGGGATTGGTTTGGGCGGGCCGTCCGATTGCCTCCACATGCGCCCCGCACTCATCAACACCCCGCACAGCGCCATAGAGAGCATGTGGTTCAACTATGCGCTCGAAGACGTTCCGCGGATGGTGCAGGAAGTTGCGGGAGACATTATCGACGTGCGTTGGAACACGACGAGCACCGACCCATGGGATCTGCCCCTTCCGGGCGTCTGCGGCCATCCCGGTCCATTGCCGGAAGCCGGTAGGTGA
- the polA gene encoding DNA polymerase I, producing the protein METNEQGTNGTLLVIDGHSLAFRAFYALPAENFSAKDGQATNAVYGFFTMLSQVIASQKPDLLGVAFDVKGGTFRNKMLTQYKGTREAAPEELISQIPLIQDMLEAFGVTYVTKQGYEGDDVIATLATMGEHADYRTYVLSGDRDAFQLIDDDITVLYPGYHFKELKAMTPQAVEDKYHVTPRQYPDLAALRGETADNIPGVPGVGDGFAAKWINQYGGLDGVIEHADEIKGKKGDALRESIEQVRLNRKVNALVRDLDLGVDIADLTFGKVDPAKAEELFNQLNFGARIRSKLLKTFNAGDPGHPVAKKASAAERFEFDGEFDDGSFDTPESVRVQEPVVDEIGDAASLEVWAQQHCPIASGKGISSTTLDVVGEYDAQSQQCVDAVDGSWSLFASGSPKPGRSSISGLALMADGHAVVVDPHDEQYHTALQRILDTYAATLSVHGYKEHLHMLGAVNLRLPMVLFDTNLAGYLIDPDFQGGSLQDCADHFLHLHAEEVTEPEQGTLDIEMDDERAERDRKVVRNVAIASLLARTLARPLEQRCQYSLLRDIELPTSVVLFHMEHTGASVDRARLDELLEMFTDESDRMEQICYEAAGHEVNLQSPKQLGVVLFEEMKLNPTKKTKRGSYSTNAKALTTLYAASEEGSRPNEFLGALLRHREVNKLRQIVQTLIDAINPRDGRIHTTFTQTVAATGRLSSVDPNLQNIPNRNAAGRDIRSAFVPSEGFADLLSADYSQVELRIMADLSGDETLIKAFKSGADFHRYVASMVYGIPVDEVTPDQRSHVKAMSYGLAYGLSTYGLSQQLGIPSKEAAALRSRYFQTFGKVHDYLESLVFNARNTGYTQTMFGRRRYFPALTSANRVARDAAERGALNAPIQGTAADIMKIAMIRADRALRDGNLNSRIVLQIHDELVVELAPGEEKRVTELVRDAMEHAVNIAVPLDVSTGVGFDWQQAAH; encoded by the coding sequence ATGGAAACGAATGAACAGGGCACCAACGGAACGTTGCTGGTGATCGATGGCCATTCGCTGGCATTCCGTGCGTTCTACGCACTGCCAGCGGAGAATTTTTCGGCCAAAGACGGTCAGGCCACCAATGCAGTCTATGGCTTCTTCACGATGCTTTCGCAGGTCATTGCATCGCAGAAGCCCGATCTGCTCGGCGTGGCCTTCGACGTGAAGGGGGGCACCTTCCGCAACAAGATGCTCACCCAGTACAAAGGCACACGTGAAGCAGCCCCTGAAGAACTCATCTCGCAGATTCCGCTCATCCAGGATATGCTTGAGGCGTTCGGTGTGACCTATGTGACCAAGCAGGGATACGAGGGCGACGATGTGATTGCCACGCTGGCCACGATGGGGGAGCATGCGGATTACCGCACCTATGTGCTGTCCGGAGATCGTGATGCATTCCAGCTCATCGATGACGACATCACGGTACTGTACCCGGGCTATCATTTCAAGGAACTCAAGGCCATGACCCCGCAGGCCGTGGAGGACAAATACCATGTCACCCCGCGCCAATACCCCGATCTGGCAGCATTGCGCGGTGAGACCGCCGATAACATACCGGGTGTGCCGGGTGTGGGTGACGGCTTCGCCGCCAAGTGGATCAACCAATACGGTGGTTTGGACGGTGTGATCGAACATGCCGACGAGATCAAGGGCAAGAAAGGCGACGCGCTGCGTGAGAGCATTGAACAGGTCAGGCTCAACCGCAAGGTGAACGCCTTGGTGCGTGATCTGGACCTAGGTGTTGACATTGCCGACCTCACCTTCGGCAAAGTGGATCCCGCCAAGGCGGAGGAGCTGTTCAACCAACTCAACTTCGGCGCACGCATTCGAAGCAAACTGCTCAAAACCTTCAATGCGGGGGATCCCGGCCACCCGGTCGCGAAAAAGGCCTCTGCCGCGGAACGGTTCGAATTCGACGGGGAATTTGACGACGGGTCGTTCGACACCCCTGAATCGGTGAGGGTGCAGGAACCCGTGGTGGATGAAATCGGGGACGCCGCGTCACTCGAGGTGTGGGCCCAACAACACTGTCCCATCGCCTCGGGCAAGGGCATCTCGTCAACCACATTGGATGTGGTGGGCGAATACGACGCACAGAGCCAGCAATGCGTCGATGCCGTGGATGGTTCCTGGAGTCTGTTCGCATCGGGAAGCCCCAAGCCGGGCCGGTCTTCGATCTCGGGACTGGCGTTGATGGCCGACGGTCATGCGGTGGTGGTTGACCCGCATGACGAGCAGTACCATACGGCTCTGCAGCGTATTCTCGACACCTATGCTGCCACGCTGAGCGTCCACGGGTACAAGGAACATCTGCACATGCTTGGTGCTGTGAACCTGCGATTGCCGATGGTGCTGTTCGACACCAACCTCGCCGGATATCTCATAGACCCAGATTTCCAAGGAGGATCGCTGCAGGATTGTGCCGATCACTTCCTGCATCTGCACGCTGAGGAAGTGACGGAACCCGAACAGGGCACCCTCGATATCGAAATGGATGACGAACGCGCCGAACGTGACCGGAAGGTGGTGCGCAATGTCGCCATTGCGAGCCTGCTGGCCCGCACGTTGGCTCGGCCGCTTGAACAACGCTGCCAGTACAGCCTGTTGCGCGATATCGAATTGCCCACCTCGGTGGTGCTGTTCCATATGGAGCACACCGGAGCCAGCGTGGACCGTGCCCGTCTCGATGAATTGCTGGAGATGTTCACCGACGAATCCGACCGCATGGAACAGATCTGTTATGAGGCCGCAGGCCATGAGGTGAATCTGCAGAGTCCCAAGCAACTCGGTGTGGTGCTGTTCGAAGAGATGAAGCTCAATCCCACCAAGAAGACGAAAAGAGGCTCGTACTCCACCAATGCCAAGGCGCTCACCACCTTGTACGCGGCCTCCGAGGAGGGGAGCCGCCCCAACGAGTTCCTCGGAGCATTGCTGCGGCATCGTGAGGTGAACAAACTACGTCAGATCGTGCAGACGCTCATCGACGCCATCAATCCGCGCGATGGGCGTATTCACACGACGTTCACGCAGACGGTCGCCGCAACGGGACGTCTGAGTTCCGTGGACCCGAATCTGCAGAACATTCCGAACCGCAATGCTGCCGGCCGTGACATCCGCTCGGCCTTCGTACCCAGTGAGGGGTTCGCAGACCTGCTCAGCGCCGACTATTCGCAGGTGGAGCTGCGCATCATGGCGGATCTGTCGGGTGACGAGACGCTCATCAAGGCATTCAAGTCAGGGGCGGACTTCCACCGGTATGTGGCCAGTATGGTGTACGGCATCCCGGTCGACGAGGTGACGCCCGACCAACGCAGCCACGTGAAGGCGATGAGCTATGGGCTGGCCTACGGGTTGAGCACCTATGGGCTCTCGCAGCAGCTGGGCATCCCGTCGAAGGAGGCGGCTGCACTGCGATCGCGGTATTTCCAGACCTTCGGCAAAGTGCATGATTATCTGGAGTCGCTGGTATTCAATGCCCGCAATACCGGCTATACGCAGACGATGTTCGGCCGGCGGCGCTATTTCCCCGCCTTGACCTCGGCCAACCGGGTGGCACGCGATGCCGCAGAACGGGGTGCACTGAACGCCCCGATTCAGGGCACTGCCGCAGACATCATGAAGATCGCGATGATCCGCGCGGATCGCGCTTTGCGGGACGGCAACCTGAACAGCCGCATCGTGTTGCAGATCCACGATGAACTGGTGGTGGAGCTGGCGCCCGGCGAGGAGAAGCGTGTGACTGAGCTGGTGCGTGATGCGATGGAGCATGCGGTCAACATCGCCGTGCCGCTTGACGTGTCCACAGGCGTGGGGTTCGATTGGCAGCAGGCTGCCCACTAA
- a CDS encoding ANTAR domain-containing response regulator: MSNEEQESITEEPTVDHAADAIEVAEAQVAKKEAKRNPTVVVAEDESVNRMDLVAMLEDNGYEVVGEAANGEEAIELTREKRPDVVCMDVKMPHMDGITAAGVICDENLAPVVMLTAFSQADLVKEAIGAGAMAYVTKPYEESKLLPALAVAMGRFAEINDLLDSVERNESELRTTQEQLRDAEEELRKTKETLEERKLIDRAKGLLMDKTNFSESGAFRWIQKTSMDQRIPKKRLAQAIIEKYSDKPNDGE; the protein is encoded by the coding sequence ATGTCCAACGAAGAGCAGGAGAGCATCACCGAGGAGCCGACGGTTGACCACGCCGCCGATGCGATCGAGGTGGCTGAAGCCCAGGTCGCCAAGAAGGAGGCCAAGCGTAATCCCACCGTGGTTGTGGCCGAAGATGAATCGGTGAACCGCATGGATCTTGTGGCCATGCTCGAAGACAACGGATATGAGGTGGTGGGCGAGGCTGCCAATGGTGAGGAGGCCATCGAACTCACCCGTGAGAAGCGTCCTGATGTCGTATGCATGGACGTCAAGATGCCGCATATGGACGGCATCACCGCGGCGGGTGTGATCTGCGATGAGAATCTGGCCCCTGTGGTCATGCTCACGGCGTTCTCCCAGGCCGATCTGGTGAAGGAGGCCATTGGTGCCGGAGCCATGGCCTATGTGACCAAGCCCTATGAGGAATCCAAGCTGCTGCCTGCCCTGGCGGTGGCTATGGGCCGTTTCGCCGAGATCAACGATCTGCTTGACAGCGTGGAACGCAACGAAAGCGAATTGCGCACCACCCAGGAGCAGTTGAGGGACGCCGAGGAGGAACTGCGCAAGACCAAGGAGACCCTCGAGGAACGTAAGCTCATAGACCGTGCCAAGGGGCTGCTCATGGACAAAACGAACTTCTCGGAGTCCGGGGCGTTCCGTTGGATCCAGAAGACCTCGATGGACCAGCGCATTCCGAAGAAACGCCTTGCACAGGCCATCATCGAGAAATACAGCGACAAGCCGAACGATGGGGAGTGA
- a CDS encoding NUDIX domain-containing protein, which produces MSKQTYRRFDPWRSTPIHEEARETIVGGHYFNIDRVSFASPTVGHFERLILHKNNGDSVGVIGLTKDGRVPLIEQYRIPVHRWTLEIPAGHAIDKNEKPVDVARRKLAEEVGYKAGVMTQFCRFINTPSYSTQHTALYFAYDLEPIDEREQYANEARAQVRFLTPQECYDLVLNGTILDAKSIIAIQRLYMAPNNMIGVSPDDEAPARD; this is translated from the coding sequence ATGAGCAAGCAAACATACCGTCGCTTCGATCCATGGCGCAGCACCCCCATCCATGAGGAGGCGCGCGAGACCATCGTCGGTGGTCATTACTTCAACATCGACCGCGTGTCGTTCGCCTCGCCGACGGTGGGGCATTTCGAACGGCTCATCCTGCACAAGAACAATGGCGATTCCGTGGGGGTGATCGGCCTGACGAAGGACGGCAGGGTGCCGCTCATCGAACAGTACCGCATCCCCGTGCATCGGTGGACTCTGGAGATTCCCGCAGGACATGCGATAGACAAGAACGAGAAGCCAGTCGATGTGGCCCGTCGCAAGCTTGCCGAGGAGGTGGGGTACAAAGCGGGGGTGATGACACAGTTCTGCCGCTTCATCAACACCCCAAGCTACTCCACACAGCATACCGCCCTCTACTTCGCCTATGATCTCGAACCGATCGACGAACGCGAGCAGTACGCCAACGAGGCCCGCGCGCAGGTTCGTTTCCTCACACCGCAGGAATGCTATGATCTGGTGCTCAATGGAACGATTCTCGATGCCAAGTCCATCATCGCCATCCAACGCCTGTATATGGCGCCGAACAACATGATCGGTGTTTCCCCGGACGACGAAGCGCCGGCCCGAGACTGA
- the pyk gene encoding pyruvate kinase, with protein sequence MRKAKIVDTIGPATESLEKITELVEAGMDVARLNRSHGTPEDHLRVYNNVREASKTTGRNVAVLVDLQGPKIRCGWFKKNAEGEDKVQLEEGQEFIITTDDVEGDEHITSTTFKGLPGDCHPGDPILIDDGKVRLEVTKVEGNNVYTKVVVAGPVSSHKGINLPGVAVSLPALTAKDEEDLRWAIRTGADIIAMSFVRFATDIDRAHEIMDEEGRRIPVVAKIEKPQAVENLEDIVKVFDGIMVARGDMAVEMPFEEVPLVTKRCIELSRQYAKPVIVATEVLGSMVHSPVPSRAEASDCANAVLDGADATMTSNETAVGEYPVETVKTMSRISGYATEHGFDRIPHLKDLDMSSTGAVSSAAVDLAEKLNAKAIVAYTQTGSTVHRVSRERPATPIYGLTNNEHTFHWLALSWGTEGIKLDEDYHDMSRKDLMTFTDEVLRKNGKVANGDKIVVLSSAQGEHLPGRTDSIYVHTVGACD encoded by the coding sequence ATGCGTAAAGCCAAGATCGTAGATACCATCGGTCCAGCCACCGAATCTCTCGAGAAGATCACGGAACTCGTTGAAGCCGGTATGGACGTGGCTCGTCTGAACCGCTCCCATGGCACCCCGGAGGATCATCTTCGCGTGTACAACAACGTGCGCGAGGCCTCGAAGACCACGGGTCGCAACGTGGCCGTCCTCGTCGATCTGCAGGGTCCGAAGATCCGCTGCGGTTGGTTCAAGAAGAACGCCGAAGGCGAAGACAAGGTCCAGCTCGAAGAGGGCCAGGAATTCATCATCACCACCGATGACGTCGAAGGCGACGAGCACATCACCTCCACCACGTTCAAGGGCCTGCCGGGCGACTGCCATCCCGGAGATCCGATCCTCATCGACGATGGCAAGGTCCGTCTTGAGGTCACCAAGGTCGAGGGCAACAACGTCTACACCAAGGTCGTCGTGGCCGGTCCGGTTTCCAGCCACAAGGGCATCAACCTGCCGGGCGTCGCCGTCTCGCTGCCTGCGCTGACCGCCAAGGATGAGGAGGACCTGCGCTGGGCCATCCGCACCGGCGCCGATATCATCGCCATGTCGTTCGTGCGTTTCGCCACCGACATCGACCGCGCCCATGAGATCATGGACGAAGAAGGTCGCCGCATCCCGGTCGTCGCGAAGATCGAGAAGCCGCAGGCCGTTGAGAACCTCGAGGACATTGTCAAGGTGTTCGATGGCATCATGGTCGCTCGTGGCGACATGGCCGTTGAGATGCCGTTCGAAGAGGTGCCGCTTGTCACCAAGCGCTGCATCGAGCTTTCCCGCCAGTACGCCAAGCCGGTCATCGTGGCGACCGAGGTTCTCGGCTCCATGGTGCATTCGCCGGTTCCGTCGCGTGCAGAGGCCTCCGATTGCGCCAATGCCGTGCTTGACGGCGCCGATGCAACGATGACCTCCAACGAGACCGCCGTCGGCGAATATCCGGTCGAGACCGTCAAGACGATGTCCCGCATCTCCGGCTATGCCACCGAGCACGGCTTCGATCGCATCCCTCACCTCAAGGACCTCGATATGTCGAGCACCGGCGCCGTGTCGTCCGCAGCCGTTGACCTGGCAGAGAAGCTCAATGCCAAGGCCATCGTCGCCTACACGCAGACCGGATCCACCGTGCACCGCGTCTCCCGCGAGCGCCCGGCTACCCCGATCTATGGTCTCACCAACAACGAGCACACCTTCCACTGGCTGGCTTTGAGCTGGGGCACCGAAGGCATCAAGCTCGATGAGGATTACCACGACATGTCCCGCAAGGATCTGATGACCTTCACCGACGAGGTGCTGCGCAAGAACGGCAAGGTCGCCAACGGCGACAAGATCGTTGTGCTGAGCTCCGCCCAGGGCGAGCATCTGCCCGGCCGCACCGATTCGATCTACGTTCACACCGTGGGTGCCTGCGACTGA
- a CDS encoding TerC family protein: MAETPISFMIGTYVVLVVFFVVDLFVLGRRPHVPSTKECVQHIAFFVAMALVFGGLIWWVAGAKPAVEFYSGWLTEYSLSIDNLFVFVIIMSNFAVPKKLQKFVLSVGITIALVLRGLFILIGAALVSRFTWVFFIFGAFLIYTAVKVAIGEDDDEEFHENGLIRLMRRFSHVTNEYDGERLRTTIDGRKYWTPMLIVFITIGTTDVMFAFDSIPAIFGLTKDPFIVFTSNVFALLGLQQLYFLLGRLLDKLVYLPVGLSLVLGFIGVKLILEALHGNTLPFINHGQPLGMVPEVPTWLSLVVIIVCIGGSALASVIKMKSIDAKQAAAPSNPQERP, from the coding sequence ATGGCAGAAACCCCTATCTCGTTCATGATCGGCACCTATGTCGTGCTGGTCGTCTTCTTCGTCGTGGATCTCTTCGTCCTGGGGCGCAGGCCTCATGTACCGTCGACCAAGGAATGCGTGCAGCACATTGCGTTCTTCGTCGCCATGGCGCTCGTCTTCGGCGGATTGATATGGTGGGTGGCCGGGGCCAAGCCGGCCGTTGAGTTCTACTCGGGCTGGCTCACCGAGTATTCACTCAGCATCGACAACCTCTTCGTGTTCGTCATCATCATGTCGAACTTCGCGGTGCCGAAGAAACTGCAGAAGTTCGTTCTCTCGGTTGGCATCACGATCGCATTGGTGCTCCGTGGGCTGTTTATTCTCATCGGAGCCGCCTTGGTCTCGCGGTTCACCTGGGTGTTCTTCATTTTCGGCGCCTTCCTCATCTATACGGCCGTCAAAGTGGCGATAGGGGAGGACGACGATGAGGAGTTCCATGAGAACGGACTGATTCGCCTCATGCGGCGATTCTCCCATGTCACGAATGAATACGACGGCGAGAGGCTGCGCACCACCATCGACGGTAGGAAGTATTGGACCCCCATGCTCATCGTGTTCATCACGATCGGCACCACCGACGTCATGTTCGCTTTCGACTCGATTCCGGCGATATTCGGTCTCACCAAGGATCCGTTCATCGTGTTCACCTCCAATGTGTTCGCATTGCTCGGCCTCCAGCAGCTGTACTTCCTGCTGGGGCGCCTGCTTGACAAGCTGGTGTATCTGCCGGTCGGCCTGTCGCTTGTCCTCGGGTTCATCGGTGTCAAACTCATTCTCGAGGCATTGCATGGCAACACGCTTCCGTTCATCAACCACGGCCAACCGTTGGGCATGGTGCCGGAAGTGCCCACGTGGCTGTCGCTGGTGGTCATCATCGTCTGCATCGGCGGTTCGGCATTAGCCAGTGTCATCAAGATGAAGTCGATCGACGCGAAGCAGGCCGCGGCACCTTCGAATCCTCAGGAGCGCCCCTAA